The following are encoded in a window of Patescibacteria group bacterium genomic DNA:
- a CDS encoding transposase, with protein MKNKLITFPENIIFVSSRIAGWEKIFYPSGFDLKKIKKLKDWGNPYAKEIFLSLKWFRDKKLIKLYNFCLMPHHLHFICKMSGKYNLNKFLKEFHKYTAHRILDLAEKLENWELLNHFAKRNNKDDRKHLIWESCVGNVLETEPDIWRAIDYIDYNPVAKGWNLVENFADYPYSSACFYYKGEKPLVEIDNLFETED; from the coding sequence ATGAAAAATAAATTAATAACTTTTCCCGAAAATATTATTTTTGTCTCTTCAAGAATTGCTGGCTGGGAGAAAATTTTTTATCCCTCAGGTTTTGATTTGAAAAAGATTAAAAAGCTCAAAGACTGGGGCAATCCTTACGCCAAGGAAATATTTCTGTCCCTAAAGTGGTTTCGTGATAAAAAACTGATTAAATTATACAATTTTTGTTTAATGCCACACCACCTACACTTTATCTGCAAAATGAGCGGTAAATATAATTTGAACAAATTTTTAAAAGAATTTCATAAATACACGGCCCATAGAATTTTAGATCTAGCAGAGAAATTAGAGAATTGGGAATTATTAAACCACTTTGCCAAAAGAAACAATAAAGACGACCGCAAACACTTGATTTGGGAGAGCTGTGTTGGTAATGTGTTAGAAACAGAGCCTGACATCTGGCGGGCAATTGATTATATTGATTATAATCCAGTCGCCAAAGGCTGGAATTTGGTGGAAAATTTTGCTGATTATCCTTATTCCAGCGCTTGTTTTTACTATAAAGGAGAAAAACCCCTGGTTGAGATTGATAATCTTTTTGAGACCGAGGATTGA